From Parasphaerochaeta coccoides DSM 17374, a single genomic window includes:
- a CDS encoding ABC transporter permease yields MSEFKSRAEASDKNTGVFLRGFLKPVNDHKWLYIFVIPGFLWMVVFCFVPMFALVMAFQNFSPYNGTTMIGAFVESPFVGFSIFKTLFTGPDFLRILKNTLTISIFSLIFYFPAPIILALLLNEIRSYPFKRITQTIVYIPHFISWVIVATLTAQMFNTSDGIILHLLKEVMGRRAPDIMSNPKLFVPMIIGQSMWKETGYGTIIYLAALASVDVQLYEAAVVDGANRFQKLWHITLPGIRGTIIIMFILKLGQVMNTGYEQIFLMQNSMNRSVSDVFDTYIYTRSVVNGNYSLGTAAGLFKSFVGMFMVIASNRFAKRFGESGLY; encoded by the coding sequence ATGTCTGAATTTAAGTCAAGAGCTGAAGCCTCCGACAAGAATACGGGAGTTTTTCTCAGGGGATTCCTAAAGCCCGTCAACGACCATAAGTGGTTGTACATATTTGTCATTCCCGGCTTTCTCTGGATGGTTGTCTTCTGTTTCGTCCCCATGTTCGCGTTGGTGATGGCGTTCCAGAATTTCAGCCCTTACAACGGGACGACAATGATTGGAGCCTTCGTTGAAAGTCCATTTGTAGGTTTTTCCATCTTCAAGACGCTGTTCACTGGTCCCGATTTCCTGAGAATATTGAAGAACACCCTGACTATTTCCATTTTCAGTCTGATTTTTTATTTTCCTGCTCCCATCATCCTTGCCCTTCTGCTTAATGAAATCAGATCGTATCCCTTCAAGCGCATCACGCAAACCATAGTCTATATTCCTCACTTCATTTCCTGGGTCATAGTCGCCACTCTCACCGCCCAGATGTTCAACACGTCGGATGGCATCATCCTTCACCTTCTCAAGGAAGTCATGGGTCGCCGCGCTCCGGATATCATGAGCAATCCCAAGCTTTTCGTGCCTATGATCATTGGGCAGAGCATGTGGAAGGAGACAGGATACGGAACCATCATTTATCTGGCTGCGCTTGCCAGCGTGGATGTGCAACTGTATGAGGCCGCCGTGGTGGATGGAGCCAACCGTTTCCAGAAGTTGTGGCATATCACGCTTCCCGGTATCAGGGGAACAATCATCATTATGTTCATCCTGAAGCTTGGCCAGGTCATGAATACAGGGTACGAGCAGATTTTCCTGATGCAGAACTCCATGAACAGGAGCGTTTCAGATGTCTTTGACACGTATATCTATACGCGGAGCGTCGTGAACGGGAACTATTCCCTGGGAACTGCTGCGGGGCTTTTCAAGTCCTTTGTCGGCATGTTCATGGTCATAGCTTCCAACCGGTTTGCCAAACGCTTCGGTGAATCGGGGCTGTATTGA
- a CDS encoding ABC transporter ATP-binding protein gives MARNKYDIDERLDVPFSWKNLSSVMTYIGRVKGRMSVALLLSAVGSVVGLTGPLILQKVMDEVIPSRNMEALVRMTILFALTIVVNVGFNAIRTIIVTQAGQQIIHDIRQDVFAHLQKLPFSYYDNRPHGKILVRVISYVNSISDILSNGVLNFIIELINIVFIAIFMFRVSMPLASITVAGLVFVAAFIFYIKPRQRRAWQRVSDKNSNLNAYVQESIQGSRVTQIFDRQKKNVGILRRLSRMRRIAWMKAIVVSNSVWVFTESMSQIVFTLVYIAGVYLISPMATFGVLLAMATYANRFWQPLINLANIYNNFINSVAYLERIFETINEPVLIEDAPHARPLPPVKGKVDFTHVSFSYDASRPILTDVSFSVSPGESIAVVGPTGAGKTTILSLISRFYNVQEGSICIDGHDLMDVTLESLRSQMGIMLQDSFLFSGTIADNIRYGRLDASDAEVERVATMLQADAFIRNLPDGYHTVVKEGGRGLSQGERQLIAFARTLLADPRILVLDEATSSIDSRTEELLQRGISILLEGRTSFIVAHRLSTVRSCTRIMYVHGGKILETGSHDELMALRGHYWRLHTVQMKELAAHGKI, from the coding sequence ATGGCACGCAACAAATATGATATCGACGAGAGGCTCGATGTCCCTTTCAGTTGGAAGAATCTGAGCAGTGTCATGACGTATATCGGTCGTGTAAAAGGTCGCATGTCCGTGGCTCTGCTGCTTAGTGCTGTCGGCAGCGTGGTGGGGCTTACAGGCCCCCTGATACTCCAGAAGGTGATGGATGAGGTCATTCCTTCCCGGAATATGGAAGCCTTGGTCAGGATGACCATTCTTTTTGCCCTCACCATAGTGGTCAATGTCGGCTTCAACGCAATCCGTACTATCATTGTGACCCAGGCAGGACAGCAAATCATCCACGATATCCGCCAGGATGTCTTTGCGCATCTCCAGAAGCTTCCTTTTTCTTATTATGACAACAGGCCGCACGGTAAAATCCTGGTGCGGGTAATCAGCTATGTAAATTCCATCAGCGATATTCTCTCCAACGGAGTGCTGAATTTCATCATTGAGCTTATCAATATTGTGTTCATTGCCATTTTCATGTTCCGTGTCAGCATGCCCCTGGCGTCCATTACGGTCGCAGGTCTGGTATTCGTCGCCGCCTTCATCTTCTATATCAAGCCCCGGCAGCGGCGGGCATGGCAGAGGGTGTCCGACAAGAATTCCAATCTCAATGCGTATGTGCAGGAATCCATCCAAGGTTCACGGGTCACTCAAATCTTCGACCGTCAGAAAAAGAACGTGGGGATTCTCCGGCGTCTTTCCCGCATGCGGCGCATTGCGTGGATGAAGGCGATTGTAGTCTCGAACAGCGTATGGGTATTCACCGAGTCAATGAGCCAGATTGTGTTTACCCTGGTATATATTGCCGGTGTATACCTGATTAGCCCCATGGCGACCTTCGGCGTACTCCTTGCCATGGCTACCTACGCCAACCGTTTTTGGCAGCCTCTGATTAACCTTGCGAACATCTACAATAATTTTATCAACTCCGTGGCCTATCTTGAGAGGATATTCGAGACGATCAACGAGCCGGTTCTGATTGAGGACGCTCCTCATGCCCGACCTCTGCCGCCGGTAAAGGGCAAGGTTGATTTCACGCATGTTTCATTTTCCTATGATGCCTCCAGACCCATCCTGACCGATGTTTCCTTCTCTGTCTCTCCAGGGGAAAGCATAGCGGTCGTAGGCCCTACGGGAGCGGGGAAGACAACTATCCTCAGTCTTATCAGCAGGTTCTACAATGTCCAGGAGGGGAGCATTTGCATAGATGGTCATGACCTGATGGATGTCACTTTGGAGTCACTGCGCAGCCAAATGGGAATCATGCTCCAAGATAGTTTCCTGTTCTCCGGAACAATAGCGGACAACATTCGCTATGGACGGCTTGATGCTTCTGACGCGGAAGTTGAAAGAGTCGCCACCATGTTGCAGGCTGATGCATTCATCAGGAATCTTCCGGACGGATACCATACTGTGGTCAAGGAGGGCGGGAGGGGACTCTCCCAGGGAGAGCGGCAGCTCATTGCTTTCGCCCGCACTTTGCTTGCTGATCCCCGGATACTGGTACTTGATGAGGCTACGAGCAGCATTGATTCCAGAACCGAGGAGCTTCTTCAGCGGGGCATATCAATTCTTCTTGAAGGCAGGACATCATTCATTGTCGCGCACAGGCTTTCAACAGTCCGTTCCTGTACCCGCATCATGTATGTCCATGGAGGGAAAATCCTGGAAACGGGTTCCCACGATGAGCTGATGGCACTGCGCGGGCATTACTGGCGGCTCCACACAGTCCAGATGAAGGAATTGGCGGCTCATGGGAAAATTTAG
- a CDS encoding ABC transporter ATP-binding protein, with product MTHLKWLWKHMGKKRPYLVAALFLSVVTSALLIVNPMLAQQLIDRVVIPQDTTLLLPLLGMMLVVQGVRLGLRYLMVMLLETNSQECMEGMRARMYDIIQNQSHRFLMKMRTGDLMTRMTSDLDLIRHSVAWTSYNVVDALSTFIAAFSFLMTVNWRLTLCMVTVAPFIFFLSSRFIRRIRPMHAIVRQKLTELSTVVQENIEGNRVVKAFARENFENDKFNAANRRFQKMNVDVAFTGAKFQPILDALGQMLWIITILVGGTFMIQGRMTSGAMIAFTSLVWAISNPLRNLGVLINDFQRFVTCSDRIIEVYDAPFEVEERIGAVTVPCGDIRGDVSFRGVSLELDDRIILDDVTFSIGAGKTVGILGSTGAGKTLLVSMLVRLIDPASGNVMIDGRDVRDYTLSSLRRGIGYAMQDVFLFSDTVTRNICYGSGNLDNEKVRSIAQAADANDFVCAMADGYGTIIGERGMGLSGGQKQRISLARALAKKPSILILDDITSAVDLETESYIHRSLEGLDWTCTKIIVAQRVSFIEEADLIIVLDHGRIVETGTHDSLLACGGYYKKIRDLQLSQAVGEI from the coding sequence ATGACCCATCTTAAATGGCTGTGGAAGCATATGGGTAAGAAACGCCCTTATCTTGTCGCTGCGCTTTTCCTGTCAGTTGTGACTTCTGCTCTGCTCATCGTCAACCCGATGCTTGCCCAGCAGCTCATTGACAGGGTGGTCATTCCACAAGATACGACGCTTCTTCTTCCTTTGCTCGGCATGATGTTGGTCGTCCAGGGCGTGCGGCTGGGACTCAGATATCTGATGGTCATGCTCCTTGAGACCAACAGCCAGGAATGCATGGAAGGCATGCGTGCCCGCATGTATGACATCATCCAGAACCAAAGCCACCGTTTCCTCATGAAAATGCGTACTGGCGACCTCATGACCCGCATGACGAGCGACCTTGACCTTATCAGACATTCCGTGGCATGGACTTCTTACAATGTCGTTGATGCCCTCAGCACGTTCATTGCCGCGTTTTCTTTCCTTATGACAGTCAACTGGCGTCTGACTTTATGCATGGTGACTGTTGCGCCTTTCATATTCTTCCTTTCCAGCAGATTCATCCGGCGTATCCGTCCCATGCATGCCATTGTCCGTCAGAAGCTTACCGAGCTTAGCACGGTAGTTCAGGAAAACATAGAAGGGAACCGTGTAGTGAAAGCCTTTGCACGGGAAAATTTTGAGAATGACAAATTCAATGCCGCGAACAGACGCTTCCAGAAAATGAACGTCGATGTCGCGTTTACAGGAGCCAAGTTCCAGCCCATCCTTGACGCCTTGGGGCAGATGCTGTGGATCATCACCATCCTTGTAGGCGGAACCTTCATGATTCAAGGCAGGATGACTTCGGGCGCAATGATAGCCTTCACGTCGCTTGTCTGGGCAATATCCAATCCGCTGAGAAACCTGGGGGTACTGATAAATGATTTCCAGCGTTTCGTTACCTGTAGCGACCGCATCATTGAAGTATATGACGCGCCCTTTGAAGTCGAGGAAAGGATTGGCGCGGTTACCGTTCCCTGCGGCGATATCCGCGGAGATGTTTCTTTCCGTGGCGTTTCCCTGGAGCTGGATGACAGGATTATCCTGGATGATGTGACATTCTCCATAGGAGCGGGGAAGACTGTCGGCATTCTGGGAAGTACCGGAGCGGGAAAGACCCTCCTTGTCAGTATGCTGGTACGGCTCATTGACCCTGCCTCCGGCAATGTCATGATTGATGGCAGGGATGTCCGGGACTATACGCTCAGTTCCCTGAGGAGGGGAATCGGGTATGCCATGCAGGATGTATTCCTTTTCTCGGATACGGTGACCAGGAACATTTGTTATGGTTCGGGTAATCTGGACAATGAAAAAGTCCGTTCCATTGCCCAGGCAGCTGACGCGAACGACTTTGTCTGTGCCATGGCGGACGGTTATGGAACCATCATCGGGGAGAGGGGGATGGGGCTGAGCGGAGGACAGAAACAAAGAATATCCCTGGCTCGCGCCTTGGCAAAGAAGCCTTCCATCCTCATCCTGGATGATATCACCTCCGCCGTAGACCTGGAAACAGAATCATATATCCACAGGAGTCTGGAGGGCTTGGATTGGACATGTACCAAAATCATTGTTGCGCAGCGGGTATCTTTCATAGAGGAAGCGGATTTAATCATTGTCCTTGACCATGGACGAATAGTCGAGACAGGAACCCATGACTCTCTCCTTGCATGCGGCGGATATTACAAGAAGATACGAGATTTGCAGCTTTCCCAGGCTGTTGGAGAAATATGA